In Leclercia sp. LSNIH1, the genomic stretch GGGGCACGATGCGCCGCAGCAGTTGCTGGCCCATAAAATAGCCCGGATCTTCAAGCACCACCTTGTCGTTGCGGCTGGCGAGGGTATCGAGGATCAGGCGCAGGCTGCCGCTGTAGCCGCTGGTGATCAGCACCTGATCCGGCGTGCAGGTCAGCCCGCGAGAGATGTTCAGGTAGCGGGCAATCGCCTGGCGCAGGGGAGCCCAGCCCATCACCGGCGGGTTGAGCATCTCCTCCTGGCGCATGGCGCGCACCGCCTGGCCCGCCAGCAGCAGCCATTTTTTGTACGGGAAGCTGTCCAGCGCCGGGATGCCGGGGCGTAAAAAGCCGGCCCGTTCGCGCTGGCTGACCAGGGACTCCGGTAACGTGCCGGTGACAGTATCGTCAGGCGGCGGTGGCGCGGCGGGGAGGTTTAAGTCCGGGTTCACCCGGGTGCCACGCGCCCCCTGGCTCACCAGATACCCCTCGCCGATGAGAATGGCGTAGGCGGTTTCCACCGTTTTGCGCGCGACCTTCAGCTCCTCCGCCAGCACGCGAATGGCGGGCACCTTGTCGCCGGGCTTCAGTATGCCGCGGGTGATATTGTCCCGGTAGCGGGTATAGATCTGGTGATAGCCCGGTTTCATGTCCTACCTCGTTTCGCGGTTTTTGTATCTTTTTACTATGTCATGAACGGCGTAAATTTGCCCCATCGCATGACCTGTACCGCACAAAAGAGGAAAGACCATGAGCACTCGCGTTAACCACCATAAAGCCACACCTGCCCTCGCTAAAGCGCTCTCCGACCTGAGCATGGCGGTGAGCCAGACCTCCATCGACCCGGCGCTGAAGCACCTGATCGACATTCGTGTCTCCCAGCTCAACGGCTGTACCTTCTGTCTGGATATGCACGCGAAAGAGGCGAAAATTGCGGGCGAGCGTGAGCTGCGCCTCTACCATCTGGCCGCATGGCGCGAATCCCCGCTGTTCAGCGCCCGGGAAAAAGCGGCGCTGGCCTTCGCCGAAGCGCTGACGCAGATTGGCCCGCACGGGATCAGCGATGTCCTCTACCGCAGCGTGGCGGAACACTACTCGGAAAAGGAGATTTCAGAGCTGAACTTTGCCATTGTGGCGATCAACGCCTGGAACCGCTTAGGCATCACCTCCCGTATGGAACCGGGCTCCCTCGACGGTGCCTACGGCCTCAACAAGGCTAACCTCGAGTAAGACCCCGCTCGCGGATCATCGCCACCAGCGCCTGCAACCCAGGCGGGACGTGACGATGGCCAGGGTAATAGAGACGCAGTCCGGCAAAGGGCTGCGTCCACTCCTCCAGCACGCTCACCAGTTCCCCGCTTTGCAGCTCCTGTTGAATATAGAGTTCCGGTAAAAATCCTACCCCCAGTCCGGCTTTTACCGCCCGGATCGAGGCAAACAGATCCGAGGTGGCAAAACGGGGCACCACCGCCAGGGCAAGCTGCTCTCCACGCCGCTCCAGCTCCCAGCGGTAGATCCCGCCGTGCGCCATCCGCATGCCGATCCCCTGATGTTGCAGCAGATCGTCCGGCGTAAGCGGAATGCCGTGACGGGCAAAATAGTCCGGTGTGGCGGTGATGAGCTGGCGGATATCGGGGGTAAGCGGCACGGCGATCATATCCTGCGGGACCGATTCTGCGAGGCGGATCCCGGCGTCGTACCCTTCCGCCACGATATCGATCATCCGCGCTTCGCTTACCGCTTCGACGCGCATTTTCGGGTAGCGGATCATGTAGTCGATCAGCAGCGCGTCCAGGAACAGGGCGCCGACGTTGTTCGGCACGTTCAGGCGCAGGATGCCGGCAGGCTCGTCGGGATCGCTGTGGATCTCCAGGCTGGCCTGGCGGATCTCCTGCAAGGCAGGCCCCACGCGCGCGACAAAGCGTTGCCCCGCCTCGGTGAGGGCCACGCTGCGGGTGGTGCGATTGAACAGGCGCGTTTGCAGGCGGCTTTCGAGCCCGGCAATGGCGTTACTCGCGGCGGTGGCCGACATCCCCAGCTCCTGGGCCGCGGCGCGAAAGCTGCCGCGACGCACTACGGCCATGACCACTTCCAGCTCTGTCAGTCCTGAACGGTGCATAGATTATCCTGAAAATCGAAACAACCTTTGCAGCATAGCGTGGATTATCGTAACGGAGAAGGCGTGCCAGACTCGCTTTATCCAGTCTGAGGAGGTCACTATGCATCACATCGAACAGGTTTATATCAACGGGGAGTTTGTCACTCCACACGGCACGGAGCGCTTCGATTTGTATAACCCGGCGAAGGCGCGCGTCATCGGTCAGGTGCGTCTGGCCGATGCGGTGGATGGCGAACGTGCCATTGCCGCGGCCAGAGCCGCGTTTCCGGCGTGGTCGAAAGCCACAAAGCAAATGCGCATTGCCGCCCTGCAACGGATGCAGGCTACGGTGGCCGCCCGCCACGACGATCTGCTGGAGGCGGTGGTTGAGGAGTATGGTGCCCCCGCATCACGCTCGGCCTGGATGGCGAGCTATCCGGCGGAGGTGATTGCCCAGGCCATTGCGGCGCTGGAGGCGTTCGAATTTACGACCGTCGCGGGTGCGGCCAGAGTAGAGATGACCCCGCTGGGCGTCGCCGGGCTTATCACCCCGTGGAACAGCGATGCGGGCTTTATCTGCGGCAAACTGGCGGCGGCGCTGGCCGCAGGCTGCACCGCGGTGATCAAGCCCAGCGAGATGAGCGCCCTGCAGACGCAGATTGTGACCGAGGCGCTGCACGCCGCAGATCTACCGCCGGGGGTGTTTAACATCGTTACCGGGCGCGGCGATACGGTGGGGGAGACGATTAGCCGTCACCCCCATGTGGCAAAAATCTCCTTTACCGGATCGACCCGGACCGGCAAAGCGATCCTGCGCAACGCGGCGGAGAACTTTACCCGCGTCACCCTCGAGTTAGGCGGTAAATCGCCGACGCTGATTCTCGACGATGCCGATATCAAACAGGCGATCCCGCTGGCGGTCCAGGCCGGGCTGATGAACAGCGGCCAGGCGTGTGTGGCCGGTACGCGTATTCTGGTACCGCAGTCGCGTAAGGCTGAATTTGAGCAGGCGCTGGCGCTGGCTGTCGCGGCGGTGGCGTCGGGCGATCCGCGCGATGCGAAGACCGTGGTCGGTCCGATGGTGAGCGAGAGACAGTGGCAGCGGGTGCAGGGCTATATTCAGAAAGGGCTGGCTGAGGGGGCGCGTTTGCTGGCGGGCGGGGTAGGGCGGCCGGAGGGCACCCGGGATGGCTGGTTTGTCCGGCCAACGCTGTTCACCGATGTGCATAACCAGATGGCTATCGCCCGGGATGAGATTTTTGGTCCGGTGCTGTGCGTGATCGCCTACCGCGATGAGGCGGAGGCCATCGCCATTGCCAACGACACCGACTATGGCCTGAGCGCGCTGGTGCTCGGTGGCGACAGCGGGCGTGCCCGCCGCGTGGCGCAGCAGATCCAGGCGGGTCGCGTGCTGGTCAATACCCTCACACACGAGCCCAAAGCGCCGTTTGGCGGATTTAAGCACTCCGGCGTGGGGCGCGAGATGGGAACCTGGGGCATCAGCGCGTTTATGGAGCCGAAGTCGATCCTCAGCTAAAAAACGCCCGGCGGCGCAAGCTTGCCGGGCCTACGGTTCGTGCCTGGGTAGGCCGGGTAAGCGCAGCGCCACCCGGCGGTTCCAGCGCATCGATGCCACAACCGCCATTCCGTAGGCCGGGTAAGCGCAGCGCCACCCGGCAACCCCGGCGCACGAAAGCGACATTTCGCTCTTCACCGAAGCATCACGTTTTTGTTTCCTGCACTCTCTCCTTAACCTCACAACGGAGAGAGATCATGATTGCAGTCCTGTTTGAAGCCAAAGCCGCACCCGCGCACCAGGCGCGTTACCTGCAGCTGGCCGCCGAGCTAAAACCGCTGCTGGCGGATATCGACGGTTTTATCGATATTGAACGTTTTCAGAGCCTGACCACCGAGGGCAAAATCCTCTCCCTCTCCTGGTGGCGGGACGAGGAGGCGATTTGCCGCTGGAGACAAAATCTGTTTCACCAGGCCGCACAGGCCGAAGGGCGGGCGTCGATTTTTACCCACTACCGTATTCGCGTGGCGCAGGTGGTGCGGGAGTACAGTTCAGAAACCGGAGGGCATGCCGATGTATGACGTTCATGTGAGGTTCAACGACACCCCAGGCGAGCTGGCACGTTTTGGTCAACTGCTGGGGCGCAACGGCGTAGGGCTGGAGGGCGGCGGCGTGTTTGGCGTGGAGGCGCATTTCCTGGTGGTGGAGGGCGAAAAAGCCCGGCGCCTCCTCCTTGCCGCGGGTTTTAATGTGAAAGCGGTGCGAAAACCACTGATCCGTAAGCTGAAACAGGCGCGCCCTGGCGAGCTGGGCGAGATTGCCGCCGCGCTGGCCGCACAGGGGGTCTCCATCCTGACCCAGTACAGCGATCATGCGAATCACCTTATTCTGCTGACGGATAATGATAAGCTGGCCGCAGAGATCACCGGGCCGTGGGCTGCCAATGTTAAAGACGCGTTTACCTCCTGATAATAGCGCTGCGCTGGAGCTGGCCGTTGCGGCTGTTGCGGCGGCGATGGCCGATCCGTCACGGGTCAAAATGCTCTGTGCGCTGATGGACGGGCGGGCGTGGACCGCCACGGAGCTCAGCGCGGTGGCGGATGTGGCACCCTCAACCGCCAGCGGCCATCTCGCCCGGCTGGTGGAGGGCAGGCTGATTACCTGCCTTTCTCAGGGGCGGCATCGCTACTATCGTCTGGCGGGGCATGACGTTGCGGAGCTGGTAGAGCAGATGATGGGTCTATCATGGCACCGCATCACGCCGCCGGAAACCACCACACCTGCGTCGATGCGTTATGCCCGCACCTGTTACGACCATCTCGCGGGCACGGTCGCTGTGCAGATCTATGATTTTATGCAGGCCGAAGGCTGGCTGGTGGCAGACGGGTCTGCCCTCACCGGAAAAGGCCGCGAGGCGTTCCTGGCGCTGGGGATCGCGCTTAAGGCTAATACCCGGCGCAAAGCGTGTAGCGCCTGCCTGGACTGGAGCGAACGCCGTTTCCACCTGGGCGGTGAGGCGGGTGCAGCGCTGCTGGTTTTCCTGGAAACCAAAGGCTGGATCCAGCGGGTGGAAGGGTTTCGCGAGGTGACGGTGACGGCATCAGGGCTGCGGGCCATTCAGCAGCGTTTTAGCCGTTGAGGAAACGCCCGGCGGCGCCAGCTTGCCGGGCCTACAAAAAAGCAGCCGCATACTCTGTATGCGGCTTGTTTGTTTTAGAAGTTGAGCGACCAGGTGGCGCTCATTGTCTGATCGGTGTCGTGATGAGAGGCATTCACGTTATAGCCCACGCCGAAGGTCATATTGCCTTTCTGCATTTTCACCCCCAGCTGGCCGTTAAAGGCGGTGTCATCCATGATCTCTGCGCGGAGAGTATCGCTGGCGCTGATGCCCACGGTGTGCAGGGTGTTTTGACTCTCCCGGTCGCCGGTGACAGCAACCACGCCGACATCGGCCTGGGTACTCATCTTCCAGCCGGAATCCAGCGCGAAGGTTTTCGCGACTTTCACCCCTACCGGGAACTGCCAGATGTTCTGCGTGCCTTTATCGGTATGGAAGACGCGTTCATCCTGATCGTTTTTGGTATCAAAGGCCTCGGTCTTGAGCTGGTTATAACGCACACCCGCATGAGGAATGATATCCAGCACATCGGTTTCGATCAGGTACTCGCCCCGCACGCCCGCGCTGAACAGCATCCCGTCGACGTTTGCCTTCAGCTTGTTGCCTGCTTCCATCCAACCCGGCTGTTTCTGGTAAACATCGTTGCTGGTCTGGGTCAGGCTGACGTCGCCCGTCAGGTTCCAGCGATCCTGGTTCCAGTTCTGGTACAGGGTAACGCCCCAGAAGCTGAAATCATTGTGGGTGGCGTTGGTATCGCCGCGTGAATCACTGTCGCCATTACCGGCATGGAACGCCGCGCCGCTGCGCAGGGTGCCGTGTTCGGTCTGCCAGGCTTTGTCTCCTCCCATCATCAGGCCGTAGAATTTGCTGTTCTGGCCGTAGCTCAGATTCCCGGCGCTCAGGTCGCTGCTGCGCGGGTTACCGTACAGGGCGTGAACCCAGACGCTGGCGTCAGTGTCAGCGGGTTGCAGGCCCGCGTTGGCAATGGAGTTACGCTCCAGAACGGCATCCACCGCCGCGTTGCCTGCCGCCCAGGTATTGTGCTGCACGCCGCCCGCAGTGGCGATTTGCGCCGCGCTGTTGATGGTTCTTACTACCTCATCCACGCTCGCCTGTGGCGTATCGATAGCAACCGACAGATAACGTGCGCCCGCCTGGCTGGCAGAGCGTGAGTTCTCTCCGCTGGCGATAAGCTGATCCAGCGCATGGGTAGTGACCACGCCCGGCAGGACGTCCTGTGCCGCACGAGCCTGGGTGGTGACCCGCACCTCGCCGTCACGCTCCTGGGTCGTGGCCGTCAGCAGTTTATTCAGCAGCAGATTCTCGTTCTGCCAGCCGTTTCCAGCGATGTTGACATCCCTAAAGCCCCTGGCAACCGAGTAAGTCTGGTTGGCCTTTGCATCCGCGACGTAAAGTGCGGCGCTGTCCGCTACGTTCAGACTACCCTCGGTCGCATTCAGCGCGGCCTGGCCATTGGTCATCTCCTTCGTGCTGACCATCAGCAAAGAGTGGTCGGCAAAGTCAACGGTATTAAAGGCGGCGTCACGGTCGGCTGAGCTGCCGGTCAGTGAACCGTCGACCCGCAGCCCGCCCTGGGTGGCGTTAAGGTATTGCGGGGTATGGACAGAGACCGCCGCCGTGATGGCGTTTTCACCCCAGGTTAAGCCGCTGTTGGCGAAACGGGCTTCTGCCGCAGCGGTGGAGGTATCACCCAGCACCAGCAGGGCGTTCTGACCCACGGTGACGCGCCCGTTAATCTCACTGCCGCCGCTTGCCACATGGGAGGCGTTAGCCAGCGTCCCGCCATCCGTCCAGGCCGGGTCGATAAACAACCGGGCCCCCTGCAGATCCAAACGTTCTGCGACCAGCGTGCCCGCGGCGGCGATATCGCCGACGGTGATTTGTGCCTCCTGGCTGGCCGAGAGCTGCCCTGCCAGCAGGGAACCGTTAACCGCCATCTGGGCGCTATCCTGAAGCGCGACATCGCTGTGCAGAGTGGCTTGTTGTTCAACCCTGACCAGGCCGCTGCTGACTACCCCGGCAGCAGATCCGCCGGAAACCAGCGTGTGATCGCCTGCCACAATGTTCAGCGCGCCTTCAGGGGCCACGGTGACGGTACCGGTGAGATGACCGGTCACATCCTGCATGGCCGCGATGCCTAAGTTCAGCGTCCCGTTATTGACCGCTACCGCAACAGGCTCATCGGGTGCGCCGGCCACGTCGATCAACGCGCCAGCGGCCCCGGTCAGAGTCAGCGTCTGGCCGCCGACAATATCCACCGCTGGCTGGCCTTCACCTTCAAACCGCAGCTGCGATGCGCCGAAGCCGTTCCGCACGAAAATGGTGTCATCGGTGATCGCATCTTTCTCGCCGATAATGAGCCGGTTTTTGTCAGAGGTAACCTGGGTGTGGGCCAGCACCGCCTGGGTCATGGCGGCTTCGATTACGCTGGCGGTGCCCGCCACGCTATCGGCATTCTGCAGCGTGCCGAGCATCACCAGGCTGTTGCCTTCTGTGGAGCCCAGCAGCTCATTGACCGCCTTCACATAGTCCAGATGGTAGGTGTCATCGGTCAGGATCAGCGTGCTGTCAGTAAAGCCTACGTTCGCCCCGGTCTCGTTATAGCCCTCTGGCAGCAGGGATGAGGCCGCCAGGTTGAACAGCTGGTCAGAACGGGTTTGCAGCTGGCTATGGTTGATCATATTCAACGATGCGCCGCTGCTCAGCGCCAGGGTATCGGCGATAAGTTTGGTGTTATCAAAGGTTAAATTGCCGCTGCTCATCTGCACCGGCGCGGTCACGGTAGTGCCGTTCACTGTCAGGGCGCTGCCCACGTTGGTGTCGGTAAAGCCGTCGGTGAGGACCACATCGTCCGCGATAGCCAGCTTGCCGAAGTTGCTGAACTTCGTCCCGCTAAACTCAGGCATGTTCGCCAGGTGCAGGGTGCTCGCAGCGCCGCTGCCGTACAGATTACCCGCCACCTCAGCGTTATCCAGCCAGATGTCGGAGCGGAGCACTTTGGCACCGTTGAGGTTGATATCCCCGGAGAGGGTGCTGTCGGTCAGATGCAGATCCACGCTGCCCTGGCCGGCGCTGGCATCGACGTTGCCTGTCAGCACGGAGCGGGTGATATCCATGGCAATCTGCGCGGCTTTGTTGGCAATCAGGTTGCCGTTAAGGGAGGAGTCCGCCAGCGAGGCGGTAACGCTCTCCGAGCCGGAAAGCACCGTATGACCGACAATCTCGCTATTATCCAGGCTCAGCTGAGCGGCTTTGCCATTTGACAGGCTAATGGCGTTACCGTTTTTCTGGGTGGTTTTGGTGATGGTGGAATCGGTAACCGACAGCGCGCTGGTGCTGCCTGAGGTAGAGAGGGCCACCGAGCCCGTCAGCTGGCTATGGTCAACTACAATCGTATGCGTTTTATCTGCAGCGGTGAGGTTTGTGATTTCTATCGCATTGGCTGTTTTGGAGACGGCGTTAGTGGTATCGATGAGGCTGTTCTGCACCGTAATGGCGTTATTATTTGTCGCGTTGTACAGCAAAATGCTGCCCGCCTGAATACGGCTGTCCTGCACGGTGACGTCGTGTGTCCCCGCGCCGCCCACGTAGATGCGGCCTGTAATCAAGCTATTGTTCTGGATATCAATATCGGCATCACCGCTGTCAGCGACGTCCAGATGAATGGCGTTTCCGTCAAGATAGTACTTCGAGTTTGGGGCGTTTTTTATATCATAATCTCCCCCCTTAGCGGCACCGTTCAGGGTAGAGTTATCGACAACGATATGGGTATTGGTGTTAGAACTCTTCGCGCCCGCCTCGATGAAGTCCACCGCGGCCTTATTATTCAGGACAACGGTAGCTGAGCCCTCTTTACTGACGTTGATATAATGGCCACTCAGATTCGCGCCATCAACAAGAAGCTGTTGGATATCAGAAGAGGTTCGGGAAGAGGTGCCGCTGGCAAAATAGATATTCTGGGCCCTGGCCGTGCCGTCAATGGCCGCATCCTGGGTTTTCTGAGTGAAATACCACGCGGTAGGCTTTGGCGTTATCGGTGACGTCATGTCATATTGCGTTAATCCGCAGGTTCCGGTAAATGCAGTGCCCGCGCAGGTATTTGCCAGTGCTGGAGACAAAAGAAAACTGCTGCCCAGAATCATGCTCATGCTAATAGCCAGCTGATTCAGGCGAAATGATTTATTCATAAGGTGTCCCTCTCTTATTACGTAATGATTTTATTTCGCGATAGCGAATATAAAAATACATACACCGTTTAATCCTTCGTTACATTTTGCAGCATAACAAAAGAAAATAATATTGAGGGTGGGATTGTTCTTTCCTTGCCTGGAAAAGTCTTAAGTGGTCGGATATCTTGCTGTTATAACTGATTAAACTTTTCTTTAAATATCATTTTTTGTGCGCGATAGCACGAAATGCCGCTAATTACTTGAGAATATTCCTACAATCCCCCGGAAAACTGTTAATTGCAAATTAATACATTCTCACTGATTATTAATAAATCCACAGTGATGGTGAGGTTAAAGGGAATGGTAATAGTTTTAACATCCTGTAGATATTTCCAGCAGGGGTTTGCCATGCTGGTTGAACAGTTAATGTTCGACGCGCCGTCGTTTCAGCAGGTGCATTATCTTGATGACATCAAAAAAGTGACGAAAGAGGATCTTTCTCGCACCAAAGCGATTGTAGTGGATTATGGTGAGTCTGATATCAAAGTTCTGCATGCCCTACTGGATCTAAAAAACCGGTACGAGCAGAGCTATTTTATTTTTATCACCCGGGATGTGTGCTACGAAAGCACGATTGAAAATATTCTCATTAATACTATTGCCGATTATACCATCGACTGTAAAAGTGCCGTGCGAAAGTTAAGCGCATGTCTTGCCCATCTTGCCCAGGAAGATCAGCCGGTCACTATTTTTAAAAATGCCCGCTGGCACCATCTTGAAAAAGAACAACGGTTAACCCGTATGGAAACCATGCTGCTGCCCTATATTGTGTCGGGGAAAAAGAATAAAGAAATTACCCGCTATCTGGACGTAACGGGAAAAACAGTAAGCCATCATCGACGCAATATTTATCGTAAATTCGCTGTGACCAATCTGACCGGGTTGTTTAAAAAATTTGATCAACGTGCTTGATTCTGCAAGCGACCTCTATTGAACGAAGGATGACGGCACAAAAAAGCCTGGAAAAAGCGCTGTTGATTTTGATACCTGCCAGGGGATGAACGCTCTGCCCGCTTTCGCAATTCCTGCGCTTAACACCCTCGTTTCTTGATACTTACCCTGATAACTATTATCTTCTCAGCGTGTGAAGCGAGGACCTCCCATGCGTGAAGAAGATCTGTTCTGCCGCAGGCCGATGGGCATGCGGATGGCAATGATTGTGCGTCAGTGGCGCGCAGTGATTGACGATGCCATTCTCGACACCGGGTTAACCCAGTCGAGCTGGACGGTGATGATGCAGTTAAAGCAGTTGGGGGATAACGTCTCGGTGAGCGAACTGGCGGAGGTGCAGGGCATTGAACTGCCGCCGCTGATGCGCACCCTTTCACAGCTGGAAAAGCAGGGCTACCTGCTGCGCACCACATCGCCTTATGACAAGCGTATCCGGCTGCTGACGCTCACACCCGAGGGTAACGCGGTGCTGAAAACCCTGACCCGGATTATCGAGACGTTCCAGGAGCGGGTATCGCAGAATATCGCCCCGGAACATCTGGAGATTTTCAGCGCCACACTCAATCAAATCGCCTGCAACTTGCGGACTATCCGCGAAGAAGATAACAAGACCGAATAATCATGACCCCTGAACAAAAGTTTGCCCGCTGGGTAAGGGTAAGTATTGCCTCTTTCCTGCTGATGTTTGTCTATTTCATTATCGCCGATATCTGGATCCCGCTGACGCCGGACTCCACGGTGATGCGCGTGGTGACGCCCGTTTCCGCGCGCGTTTCCGGCTATGTGGCGGCGGTGCACGTGCATAACAACAGCCAGGTGAAGCGGGGCGATCTGCTGTTTGAACTCGATCCAACGCCATTCCGTAATAAAGTGGAAGCGGCGCAGATTGCGCTGGAACAGGCGTGTCTCGCCAATCAGCAGCTGGACGCGCAAATTGTGGCGACCCAGGCGAGCCTGAAAACCGCCCAGCTCACCGCCCGTAACGACAAAGTCACCTTCGATCGCTATCAGAAACTCAGCACGTTGCAGAACGTCTCCCGGGCGGATCTGGATAAAGTCCGCACCACCTGGCAGGGCAGCGAGCAGGCGGTGGCGAATCTGGAAGCCACCATTCATCAGCTGCGCATTGAGCGCGGCGAGCGCGACGAAAAGCGTAACGTGACCCTGCAAAAATACCGTAATGCGCTGGACGAGGCGGAACTCAATCTCCGCTGGACGAAAATCTACGCCGGGGCGGATGGGACCGTCAGTAACGTGCAGCTGAGCCCCGGTTTTTATGCCACCTCCGGTTCGGCGGCGCTGGCGCTGGTGAATAACCAGAGCGATATCGTCGCCGATTTCCGGGAAAAGAGCCTGCGCCATACCCGTCAGGGAACCGATGCCGCCGTGGTGTTTGACGCCTTCCCGGGCCACGTTTTCCGCGCCCACGTCACCAGCAGCGACGCCGGTATTCTGGCCGGGCAGGAGGCCGTCAACGGCCAGCTCTCTGAGCCGGAAACCTCCAACCGCTGGGTGCGTGACGCGCAGCGCATGCGCATTCACGTGGCGCTGGACGAGCCGCTGCCAAAGCACCTGCCGACCGGGGCGCGCGCCACCGTGCAGCTCTATAACAGCGAAGGTCCGTTTGCCCGCTTCTTCTCCGGCATGCAGATCCACCTCGTCAGCCTGCTGCACTATGTGTACTGATTATGTCTATTAATACCCTGGCGCGGGTCTTTACCCCGCACGGCAACATTGTCTATACCGCCAACGACTTTCGCCAGACGCTGCGCATCGTCTTTGCCGGGATGATCGCCCTGAGCGTGTCGAGCTTCTACAA encodes the following:
- a CDS encoding HlyD family secretion protein; translation: MMTPEQKFARWVRVSIASFLLMFVYFIIADIWIPLTPDSTVMRVVTPVSARVSGYVAAVHVHNNSQVKRGDLLFELDPTPFRNKVEAAQIALEQACLANQQLDAQIVATQASLKTAQLTARNDKVTFDRYQKLSTLQNVSRADLDKVRTTWQGSEQAVANLEATIHQLRIERGERDEKRNVTLQKYRNALDEAELNLRWTKIYAGADGTVSNVQLSPGFYATSGSAALALVNNQSDIVADFREKSLRHTRQGTDAAVVFDAFPGHVFRAHVTSSDAGILAGQEAVNGQLSEPETSNRWVRDAQRMRIHVALDEPLPKHLPTGARATVQLYNSEGPFARFFSGMQIHLVSLLHYVY